The Terriglobales bacterium genome segment TGTCGATACCGATGCCGACCACCTTGCGGGCCTCGACCAGGAACTGGACGGCCGCCTGGCTGAAGCCGGGGAAGTGCATGACGTTCTTGGCGTCGGCGTTGCGATACTTCTCCATCGAATACCAGCGCGACGACCAGCCGGTGCGGGCCAGCACGACCGCGCCCGGAGGAACCTGGCCGTTGGCCTGTTCCCAGGCGGCGATGTCGTCCACCGCGACCTGATATTCGGGATTCCCTTCCACTTTCTTGGTCACGTCGAGCACCACCAATGGCGCGATCAGGCGGTCGGGCGGGATCTGGTCCACGGTCCAGCCAGTCTTGGAGAAATGCGCCGGGGCATCGATGTGGGTGGAAAAGTGCTCGGGCAGGGTGATGTAGCGGGTGAAATAGCCGTTCTTGTCGAAGCTGGCGTGGACCGGCGCCTGGTACGGGCTCTGGGCCGTGCCTTCCCAGTTCGGCGACTTCTCGCTGATGGTGTGGGTGAGGTCCACGGCCGCCTGGAATTGCGCCTGGGGAGCAAGCGGGGTGCGGCGCTGGGCGAAGAGAAAGATGGCCAGCAGCAAAGCGACCGCGACGGCGAAGGTCTTCAGCTTCATGGGTCCTTACTATGGACGAGATTTGGAGCGAAAAGTTGCGGTAATTCCGTTGCCAATGTGGGAACCGGCTGGCGAGGAGCAGCTAGTTGGATTGGATGGCGGGGCGAACGGGTGGGATGGCCTAGCTGCAGTCGTCGGTCGTCAGTCGTCGGTCGTCGGCTGTGCGGAGACACGTTTCAAGGCGAAGCTGAACCAGAGGGAGTTGGCGCCGTTGTA includes the following:
- a CDS encoding cyclase family protein gives rise to the protein MKLKTFAVAVALLLAIFLFAQRRTPLAPQAQFQAAVDLTHTISEKSPNWEGTAQSPYQAPVHASFDKNGYFTRYITLPEHFSTHIDAPAHFSKTGWTVDQIPPDRLIAPLVVLDVTKKVEGNPEYQVAVDDIAAWEQANGQVPPGAVVLARTGWSSRWYSMEKYRNADAKNVMHFPGFSQAAVQFLVEARKVVGIGIDTLSVDPGASKDHPVHRYGAAHNLYNLENVGYLEQVPPSGAVLVVAPAKLEGGSGGPVRLLVLIR